TTTAATTAGCTTTTTTGGGATCATCCACGATGCGATGTTACCGTTCTGGTCAACTTCAAATGCACCTAATACTGTTAAGTCTACATGACCACCCCGTATCATGGCAAAACTATCTGCACTATTAAATATTGCTGCACCTGTGGCTGCTGTCACGGTTTCTTTACCCGCGTTGATCATATCTGCATCAACTTGGTCTTTTGATGGGTACGCACCCATGCCTAATAAACCATTTTCAGACTGCAACATAACTTCGATACCCTCAGGTACATAGTTAGCAACGAGAGTAGGGATACCAATACCTAGGTTTACGTAATAGCCATCTTGTAGTTCTTGTGCAACACGCATTGCAACTTGTTCACGTGATAATGCCATTTTATTGCTCCTTAATCGCGAGTTGTTACACGTTCAATGCGTTTTTCAAAGTCGCCTTTGATCACGCGATTAACATAAATACCAGGGGTATGAATTTGGCTTGGCTCAAGTTCACCTGGCTCAACAATCTCTTCAACTTCAGCAACGGTAATTTTACCTGCTGTCGCGGCCATCGGGTTGAAGTTCATTGCGGTGTGGCGAAATACAAGATTACCGTAGCGGTCGGCTTTCCATGCTTTAACAATGGCAAACTCACCCGTAATTGACTCTTCTAAGATATACGGGCGACCATCAAATTCTTTAACTTCTTTACCTTCTGCAACCGGAGTGCCGTATCCTGTAGCTGTATAAAACGCAGGAATACCCGCACCACCAGCGCGCATCTTCTCAGCGAGTGTCCCTTGTGGTGTTAAAACAACATCAATTTCGCCATCGAGTAGTTGTTTTTCGAAAAGCGCATTTTCACCCACATAAGAAGCGATGATTTTTTTAATTTGCTTATCATGAAGTAAAATACCTAAACCAAAATCGTCTACACCGCAGTTATTCGAAACAACGGTTAGATTTTTAGTCTGTTTACGCTTAATTTCACTGATAAGTCCCTCAGGAATACCACACAAGCCAAAGCCACCAGCGATGATAGTATCGCCATCTTTTAAACCTTCCATTGCAGCTTCATAACTTGAAACCACTTTATCGAAACCGGCCATGAGCCTACTCCTTAATTATTCTGAGTGTTCTTTAGAGCAAGTGATACCTTGCTGACAGGTTGTTTATTTAATGCACTGCAAATAGCCCAACCAGCTTTCGCCAGTCTTTCTAAATCAATTCCATGCTCTATGCCAAGTCCTTGCAGTAAGTAAACTACATCTTCAGTGGCAACATTTCCTGACGCGCCTTTGGCATAAGGACAACCACCAAGGCCTGCAACAGCACTGTCAACCGTTGCAATACCACGGCTTAGGGCGGTGTAAATATTTGTGAGCGCTTGTCCGTAGGTGTCGTGAAAATGTACAGCGAGTTTTGATTTATCAATATGTTGCAAGAGTAAATCTAATAACTCATCGACTTTTTTTGCCGTACCCACACCAATGGTGTCGCCAAGGCTAATTTCGTAACAACCAAGCTCGAGTAATCGCTCTGATACTTTTAATACATCATTATAGTCAACATCACCTTGATAGGGACAACCCATGACGCAGCTAACATAACCTCTAACACGAATGTTATTCGCTTTGGCAAAATCCATAACTTCTTTAAAGCGGTCAATACTTTCATCAATAGAGCAGTTAATGTTCTTTTGACAAAACGCTTCACTTGCCGCTGTAAAGATAGCAAATTCTTGTATGCCGACTTGTTTTGCCGCCTCTGCACCTCGTAAATTTGGGGTGAGGGCACTTAAGTTAACATTAGGCAAATTTAACGCGCTAATTACATCGCTTGAGTCAGCCATTTGTGGCACCCACTTAGGTGACACAAAGGCGCCTGCTTCAATATCTTTAAGCCCAGCATCTGCTAGTGCGTTGATAAGCGCGACTTTATCTTGAGTGCTAACGGCGGCTTCATTTTGCAAACCGTCTCTGGCGCCAACTTCTACAATGCGAACAAAATCAGGAAACTGTGCCATTACGCCTCCGGCTCTTCTACAATCGCGAGCATATCACCGTGGCTCACTAATTCACCTTCAGCAAAGCAATAGCTGGTTAATACACCATCATGCGGGGCATTGAGGGTGTATTCCATTTTCATCGCTTCGATGATGACAACAGCGTCACCTTTAGTAACCGTACTACCCACCTCAACTAAATGTTTAACAACAGTACCATTGAGTGGTGCAGCGAGTGGCAATGCATCACTTTCGTGTTCACTAATATAGTGTTTATCAATCAGCTCTAGCACCGTTTGTTGTGCTTTGTACATCACTGTGATGTGAGAGTCTGTTTGATTAATATGAGCTACAACTTTTTCGCCATTAACAACTAAGTTTGCAAGGCCATTTTCAACCTTGCCCGAGGTTGTATAGTCAACTCCATCTAGGCTGATTTTAAAGCCATCTGAGGTTTTAACCGCATGAACGTTTAAATCCACAAACGGAATTGTTGTCTTAGCGTCACTGTTTAGCATAAAGCCTGTTAATTGTTGCCATGGGCTGCTGCTTGCACCTTTTAGTTGATGTGCATACGCATAGGCTGCCACAACGGTTGCAATAACAGACTGTTGCTCGTTTTTAGCAACAAGGCGCTCACCTTGGTCTTCAATAAAGTGTGTATCAGGTGCACCAGCTTGAAAAGTAGGGTGGTTAGCAAGGTTATGTAAGAAATTAACGTTAAAGCTAAAACCAGCTAGGTGGAATTGCTCGAGTGCTTTTGATAATCGACCAAGCGCTGCCTCACGGTTATCGTCATGAACAATTAATTTAGCAATCATAGGGTCGTAGAACGGGCTAATTTCATCACCCGCAGCAATCCCTGTATCTATTCGTACAAATTCAGATTCGTTCGGTGTAAATAGGGCGTCAATGTGGCCAGAACACGGAATAAAGTCATTACTAGGATCTTCTGCATAAATACGTGCTTCAAAGCTGTGACCTTGTAGCTGAATATTTGCTTGGCTAAGTGGCAGTTCTTCACCTGCCGCAATGTTGATTTGCCAATTCACCAAATCAACACCGGTTACCATTTCTGTTACTGGGTGCTCTACTTGTAAACGGGTGTTCATTTCCATGAAGAAGAATTCATCACCGCATAATAAAAACTCAACCGTACCTGCCCCGCGATAGTTAATCGCTTGGGCACAACGTACCGCTGCTTCACCCATTTCTTTACGAAGCGCATCAGATAAACCCGGAGCAGGGGCTTCTTCAATTACCTTTTGGTGACGACGCTGTAATGAGCAGTCACGGTCGCCTAAGTACACACAGTTACCATGGCTATCGGCAAAAACTTGTACTTCAACATGGCGAGGTTTAGTGACATAGCGCTCTAACAGCACTAAATCGTTACCAAAGCCGGCTTTTGCTTCACGTTTTGCGCCTTCGAGTGCACCGATAAAGTCTTTTGCGTGTTCAACAACTCGCATACCTTTACCACCGCCACCAAAGGCCGCTTTAATCAGTACCGGATAACCAATTTTTTCAGCTTCGGCTTGTAAAAAATCTGTATCTTGATTGTCACCATAGTAACCAGGCACTAAAGGTACATTTGCTTGGTGCATAATTTCTTTAGCGCGGGTTTTTGAACCCATAGCTTCAATACTTGATGCTGGCGGGCCAATAAAGGCGATATCATTTTTCTCACACGCAAGGGCAAAGTCACAGTTCTCTGATAAAAAACCATAACCTGGGTGAATACAATCAACACCTGCTTGTTTTGCTACATCGATGATTTTGTCTGCCACTAAGTACGAGTCTTTACTTGGCGCAGGGCCAATGTGATAAGCCTCATCAGCAAGCTTTACGTGCTGAGCATGTTTATCGGCATCTGAATACACTGCAACCGTTGCTAAGCCCATTTGCTTTGCTGTACGCATAACTCGGCAGGCAATTTCACCACGGTTGGCAACGAGAATTTTTTTCAATGATTTTGTTGTCATAATGGTTCCTATTTCTGCCAGTTAGGGGCACGTTTTTCAAAAAATGCAGTTAGGCCTTCTTGGCCTTCTTCAGATACACGAATGCGTGCAATGCGCTCAGCGGTTAACTCAATAAGTGCATCATCAATTACATTGCCAGCCACATCATTTATTAGCTGTTTTGCTGCTTTAACAGCAATAGGGCCATTGTTGACAAGGTTTTGTAAGTGTTTATCGAGTGCTGTTTGTAAATCGCCGGTGATCTGGTGAATTAAACCTAGTTGCTTGGCTGTATGTGCATCAAAAATCTCTGCCGTTAAAAAATAACGACGTGCAGCGCGCTCACCAATAGCTTTAATGACATAAGGGCTGATAACCGCAGGAATAAGACCAAGCTTTACTTCACTTAAGCAAAACTGTGCATCGTCTTGGCAAATTGCGATATCACAACACGCAATCAAGCCTAACGCACCGCCAAATGCAGCACCTTGTACGGCACAAATTGTTGGATGTGGGCTTGTAGCAAGGACTTTCATAAGCTTTGCTAGCTGCATAGAATCCGCTAAGTTTTCTGCAAAGTCATTGCCTGCCATCGACTTCATCCAGTTTAAATCAGCGCCAGCAGAGAAGTGCTTACCTTCGGTTCTTAAAACCAGTGCGCGCACATCACAGCTATTTGCGTGTTCAATTAAACGGATCAGCTCACTGATGACTTCTTCGTTAAATGCATTGTGTTTTTCAGGGCGACTCAGTACCAGTACAGCCACATTTGATTTTGTTATTTCGAGTGTTACTGACATAAGGCCTCCATTACATTCTAAATACGCCGAACTGCGAATCGCGCTCTGGTGCATTTTTAGCTGCACTTAAGGCAAGCCCTAATACATTGCGAGTATCAGCAGGATCGATAATGCCATCATCCCAAAGGCGGGCACTGGCGTAATATGGATGACCTTGTTTTTCGTATTGCTCGATAATTGGCTTTTTAAACTCACTGACTTGCTCATCAGTCATGCTTTCGCCTTTACGGGCTAAACCGTCTTGTTTAACTTGTGCAAGAACGCCTGCTGCTTGTTCACCACCCATTACAGAGATACGGGCATTTGGCCACATCCACATCATGGTAGGTTCAAACGCGCGGCCACACATACCGTAGTTACCTGCACCATACGAGCCACCAATTAATACGGTGAATTTTGGTACATCAGCACATGACACAGCGGTTACCATTTTTGCACCATGTTTGGCGATGCCTTCGGCTTCGTATTTTTTACCAACCATAAAGCCAGTAATGTTTTGTAAAAACACCAAAGGAATTTTGCGTTGTGCACATAGTTGTATAAAGTGCGCGCCTTTTTGCGCTGATTCACTGAATAAAATGCCGTTGTTGGCAACAATACCGACAGGGTGACCAAATATTTTTGCAAAGCCTGTTACTAATGTTTCGCCAAAATAGCGTTTAAATTCATCAAATGATGAATCATCAACAACACGAGCTATTACTTCGCGTACATCAAATGGCTTTTTAAGGTCAGTACCAACAATGCCGTAAATTTCGTTAATGTCGTAACGCGGTGGTTTAACATCATCAAGTAACGGTGCAGTAGGGCGCTGATAGTTAATTCGTTCAATACATTGGCGAGCAATCGAAAGTGCATGAGCATCGTTTTCAGCATAGTGATCGGCAACACCTGATGTTTTACAGTGAACATCGGCACCACCGAGCTCTTCAGCACTCACTTCTTCACCCGTAGCTGCTTTAACCAGTGGCGGGCCTGCTAAGAAAATTGTACCTTGCTCTTTTACGATAATACTTTCATCAGCCATCGCTGGTACATAAGCACCACCTGCGGTACATAAACCCATTACGACCGCAATTTGTGGAATGCCTTTACCAGACATACGAGCCTGATTATAGAAAATACGGCCAAAGTGTAATTTATCTGGAAATACATCATCTTGTTCAGGCAGGTTTGCACCGCCTGAATCAACTAAATAAATACACGGTAAATGACAACGTTCTGCGATATCTTGAGCACGTAGATGTTTTTTCACCGTTAGCGGAAAGTATGTACCGCCTTTTACGGTTGCATCATTGGCGATGATCATACATTCAACGCCTTTCACACGACCAATACCAGCAACAACACCGGCACATGGAATGGCTTGTTCGTACACGCCAAAGGCAGCAAATTGAGAAATCTCTAAAAATGGCGAGCCTTCATCAAGTAGCGTTTCAATACGGTCACGAACAAACAACTTACCACGGCCTTGGTGGCGCTCTATCAGGGCAGGGCCACCGCCTAAACGGATATCAGCTACTTTTTCACGTAAATCACTTACGAGTGCGGCCATGTTGTCGTGATTTTGCAAAAATTGCGGATCGTGTGGATTTACACTCGATTTTAAAATCGTCATAACAAGGTCCTATCGGCTTTCAGTGAATAATTCGCGACCAATTAGCATGCGGCGGATTTCAGATGTACCTGCGCCAATTTCATACAGTTTTGCATCACGTAATAAACGACCTGTTGCGTACTCGTTGATATAACCATTACCACCTAAGATTTGAATAGCATCAAGGGCCATCTTAGTCGCAAGCTCTGCTGCATATAAAATTGCGCCAGCGGCATCTTTACGTGTTGTTTCGCCGCGGTCACATGCACGAGCTACCGTGTAAACATATGAGCGAGCTGCATTCATTTGCGTGTACATGTCAGCAATTTTGCCTTGAATAAGCTGGAATTGACCAATTGGGCTATCAAATTGTTTACGCTCATGAATATAAGGAACCACAATGTCCATACATGCTTGCATAATGCCAAGCGGGCCTGCAGCTAAAACAACACGCTCATAATCAAGGCCACTCATAAGTACTTTTACGCCTTCGTTTAAGTTACCTAGAATGTTTTCTGCTGGTACTTCGCAGTTCTCGAACACTAATTCACAGGTGTTAGAGCCACGCATACCAAGTTTGTCTAGCTTTTGTGCAGTAGAAAACCCTGGCGTGTTACGTTCAACGATGAACGCTGTAATGCCCTTAGGGCCGGCATTTAAATCTGTTTTTGCATAGATAACAAAGGTATCAGCATCTGGACCATTGGTGATCCACATCTTGTTACCGATAAGTACAAATACATCGCCTTTTTTCTCAGCTTTTAATTTCATCGATACAACGTCAGAACCCGCATTTGGCTCACTCATCGCAAGGGCACCAATGTGCTCACCGCTGATAAGCTTAGGCAGGTATTTTTCTTTTTGAGCCTGAGACCCATTACGGTTAATTTGGTTAACACATAAATTTGAATGAGCACCATAACTTAAACCAATCGATGCACTTGCACGGCTAATTTCTTCCATTGCAATAACATGTTCAAGGTAGCCAAGGCCAGCACCTCCAAATTCTTCAGGTACTGTCATACCTAATAAACCCATTTCGCCAAGCTGTGGCCAAAGTTGATTAGGAAAGGCATTGTCTACATCTGTTTGTTCTGCAAGTGGGGCAATTTCTTGGCTCGCAAAGCTATTTACATGATCACGGATCATGTCTGCTGTTTCGCCAAGTCCGAAGTTCATTTCTTTATAAAGTGAAATAGTGCTCATAATGTGTGTTCCTGTGAGAGTCTGTTGACGAGATTGTTGTCAGGTTATTCGTCTAAATTATTAAGGGTTTCACGACAGCGACGTTCTGCGGTCACCAATTCCATTAGTACAACTTTAATGTCGTCCATTTGTTGGCTTAGGTCCGCTTTTTTCTCTGCGATAAGGTCAAGCATAGTGACTAGCTGTTTAGCGCTCGATTTATCTGCATCGTAAAGTTCAAACAAACGGCCCGTTTCAGCCAAGGTAAAACCTAAGCGTTTACCACGTAGAATAAGTTTTAGTCTTACTTTGTCGCGTTTTGAATAAATACGGGTTTGACCATTGCGATCAGGTGAGATCAGACCTTGGTCTTCATAAAAGCGGATAGAGCGGGTGGTAATATCAAATTCTTTTGCTAGTTCGCTGATACTAAACGTTTGCTCATTGCTAGCAGGTTCAACTGCTGCGCTTTCAAAGTTTGTTTGATTGTCTTGTTTCATGATTTATTTACCTCATTCGAATAACACCAATATAAGTGAAGTTTACGTAAAGGTAAAGGGTGATTTAGGAGTTATACTTTAGACTTATAAAGATAACTGGTTGGATTTGTTGAAAAGCTTTATTTATCTAGCCTTGTAAGCAGATGTTCGATTTTTAATACAACAAAATACAGATAAGTTTACAGTTTTACCGGCCGCAAAAATGTTGATTTTAGATTTACGTTGGCGTAAACGTAAATATTATGTATGCTGAATTAAATCGAAATTAAACTATAACAAATTAACTGTTTGGTTACACATGATTTGAACACATGATGATAACCACTTACATGGAGCCAATTATGACTACTGAAGCCGTTGTTATTGTTGCCGCAAAACGTACCCCAATGGGTGGTTTTATGGGCGCACTAAGTGGTGCACACGCAACTGATTTAGGTGCTACAGCTATTAAAAGTAGCTTAGAGCAAGCCGGTTTATCTGCCGATAAGATTGACGAAGTGATCATGGGCTGTGTATTACCTGCTGGTCTTGGTCAAGCACCTGCTCGCCAAGCAATGTTAAAAGCGGGTCTTAATCAAGGTACTGGCGCAACAACAATCAACAAAGTTTGTGGCTCTGGCTTAAAAGCTGCCATGTTTGCCCATGACTTAATTAAATCAGGCTCTATCAACTCAGCGGTTGCGGGTGGCATGGAAAGCATGAGTAATGCCCCTTATATGTTACCAAATGCACGCTCAGGTATGCGTATGGGTCATGGCGAAGTAAAAGATCACATGATGTGTGATGGCCTTGAAGATGCTTACGACAACAAAGCAATGGGTTGTTTTGCACAAGATACTGCTGATCAATATTCAATTGGTCGTGAACAAATGGATAACTTTGCGCTTAACTCACTAACTAAAGCAAATAGTGCGATTGAAACAGGTGCATTTGCAAACGAGATTGCCGCGCATACTATTTCTACACGCAAAGGTGATGTGACCGTTGCGATTGATGAGCAACCAGGCAATGCACGTCCTGATAAAATCCCTGGTTTACGTCCTGCATTCAAAAAAGACGGCACTATTACAGCTGCAAACTCGTCATCAATTTCTGATGGTGCAGCAGCGCTTGTGTTAATGCGTGAATCAGATGCTAAAGCACAAGGTTTAACACCACTTTGTCGTATCGTTGCTCACAGCACACATTCTCAAGCACCAAGTGAATTTACTTTAGCACCGGTTGGCGCGATGCAATCGCTTTTAGAAAAAGCCGGTTGGTCTGTTAATGATGTTGATTTATGGGAAATCAACGAAGCGTTTGCCATGGTGACTATGCTTGCAATTAACGAGTTAAAACTTGATGAAAGCAAAGTAAACGTAAACGGCGGTGCCTGTGCACTTGGTCACCCAATTGGTGCAAGCGGCGCGCGTATCTTAGTTACCCTAATTCATGCATTAAAGAATCGTGGTCTTAGCAAAGGTGTTGCCTCACTGTGTATCGGTGGTGGTGAAGCTGTTGCTATGGCTGTTGAAGCTATTTAATCGCTTTAGAATTTTAATCTCTCACAGCCGCAACGTATTTTAAAAACTATCATGTTGCGGCCTCTTTATACCCACTGGGGAGGAGTGCCTCATGCACCAAGTACCTTTATTTATCAACGGCGAATTTACCCAATCAAGTTCATCGCAGCTGATTGATGTTATCAATCCTGCAAACCAAGAAGTGTTAGCTCAAGTTCCGTGTGCAACAGATGCTGAAATGGATGCAGCCATTGCCTCTGCAAAAGAAACATTTAAAACATGGAAAGAAGTGCCAATTTCTGAGCGTGCGCGCATTATGATGAAATACGCTGCACTACTAAAAGAAAACCATGACGAGCTTGCGACGATTATTTGTCATGAGCTGGGTAAAACATTTGAAGACGCCAAAGGCGATGTTTGGCGTGGTATTGAAGTTGTTGAGCAAGCAGCCAATGCACCATCACTCATGATGGGCGAAACAATGGAAAACGTAGCGCGTAAAATCGATACTTATTCTTACATGCAACCACTAGGTGTATGTGCGGGTATTACGCCATTTAACTTCCCTGCGATGATCCCATTATGGATGTTCCCACTGGCTATTGTGTGTGGTAACACCTTTATTCTGAAACCATCAGAGCAAGATCCACTAACACCAATGCGTTTAGCTGAACTATTTGTTGAAGCGGGTGCACCAAAAGGAGTGTTACAAGTTGTTCATGGTACAAAACCACAAGTTGACCGTTTATTAGAAGACCCAGCAGTACGTGCTATTTCGTTTGTTGGTTCGTGTGGTGTAGGTGAATACATCTATTCAAAAGGCACAGCAAACCTTAAACGCGTACAAGCTTGTGTAGGTGCAAAAAACCACATGGTTATTATGCCTGATGCAAGTAAGTCGCACGTTGTAAACAACCTAGTAGGTGCGTCTGTAGGTGCTGCGGGTCAGCGCTGTATGGGTATTTCGGTAGCTGTGTTTGTTGGTCAAGCAAAAGACTGGGTTGATGAAATTAAAGCAGGCTTTGAAAACGTACGTCCAGGTGTATGGGATGATACAAACGCGGCTTACGGCCCACAAACATCAAAAGCTGCTAAAGACCGTATTTTATCACTTATCGCAAGTGGTAAAGAACAAGGTGCAACGTGCTTAATTGATGGCTCTGACTTTACTGTTGAAGGCTACGAGCAAGGCAACTGGGTTGGTCCAACGCTATTTACTGATGTAACAACAGAGATGGATTTATATAAAGAAGAGATCTTTGGTCCTGTATTGGCTTGTATGTTTGTAGATTCTCTTGAAGAGGCGATTGAGCTTATCAATAACTCGCCTTACGGTAACGGTACTTCGTTATTCACATCAAGCGGCGCTGCTGCACGTAAATTCCAACATGAAATCGAAGTAGGTCAAGTTGGTATCAACGTGCCAATTCCTGTGCCACTACCGTTTTTCTCTTTCACAGGTTGGAAAGGCTCATTCTACGGCGATCAACACACCTACGGTAAGCAAGGTATTCGTTTTTACACAGAAACGAAAACAATTACTTCACGTTGGTTCGAGGATGATATCGCCTCAGGTCCGAACATGAGTATCAACCTTAAATAAGCCGTAATTAATTTACTGCTGAGCGAGCACCAGCTCGCTCAAAGAACACACATTTAAACGACAATAATAATTCTTTTAAGAATAAGACAACAAAATAGAGGTCTACTATGGACTTTAATTTAACCGAAGATCAGCAAGCGTTTGCTGATACAGCCCGTCAGTTTGCAGAGTCTGAACTTGCTCCATATGCAGCTAAGTGGGACCAAGAACACATTTTTCCTAAAGACACCATTAAAGCAGCCGGTGAGCTAGGC
Above is a window of Pseudoalteromonas shioyasakiensis DNA encoding:
- a CDS encoding 3-oxoacid CoA-transferase subunit B — protein: MALSREQVAMRVAQELQDGYYVNLGIGIPTLVANYVPEGIEVMLQSENGLLGMGAYPSKDQVDADMINAGKETVTAATGAAIFNSADSFAMIRGGHVDLTVLGAFEVDQNGNIASWMIPKKLIKGMGGAMDLVAGAKNIIVTMTHASKHGDSKLLESCTLPLTGVNCVKKIVTDLAVLEVKDGAFHLIERAPGVSVDEIISKTAGKLLVEGDVPEMVF
- a CDS encoding CoA transferase subunit A, with amino-acid sequence MAGFDKVVSSYEAAMEGLKDGDTIIAGGFGLCGIPEGLISEIKRKQTKNLTVVSNNCGVDDFGLGILLHDKQIKKIIASYVGENALFEKQLLDGEIDVVLTPQGTLAEKMRAGGAGIPAFYTATGYGTPVAEGKEVKEFDGRPYILEESITGEFAIVKAWKADRYGNLVFRHTAMNFNPMAATAGKITVAEVEEIVEPGELEPSQIHTPGIYVNRVIKGDFEKRIERVTTRD
- a CDS encoding hydroxymethylglutaryl-CoA lyase, yielding MAQFPDFVRIVEVGARDGLQNEAAVSTQDKVALINALADAGLKDIEAGAFVSPKWVPQMADSSDVISALNLPNVNLSALTPNLRGAEAAKQVGIQEFAIFTAASEAFCQKNINCSIDESIDRFKEVMDFAKANNIRVRGYVSCVMGCPYQGDVDYNDVLKVSERLLELGCYEISLGDTIGVGTAKKVDELLDLLLQHIDKSKLAVHFHDTYGQALTNIYTALSRGIATVDSAVAGLGGCPYAKGASGNVATEDVVYLLQGLGIEHGIDLERLAKAGWAICSALNKQPVSKVSLALKNTQNN
- a CDS encoding acetyl/propionyl/methylcrotonyl-CoA carboxylase subunit alpha, coding for MTTKSLKKILVANRGEIACRVMRTAKQMGLATVAVYSDADKHAQHVKLADEAYHIGPAPSKDSYLVADKIIDVAKQAGVDCIHPGYGFLSENCDFALACEKNDIAFIGPPASSIEAMGSKTRAKEIMHQANVPLVPGYYGDNQDTDFLQAEAEKIGYPVLIKAAFGGGGKGMRVVEHAKDFIGALEGAKREAKAGFGNDLVLLERYVTKPRHVEVQVFADSHGNCVYLGDRDCSLQRRHQKVIEEAPAPGLSDALRKEMGEAAVRCAQAINYRGAGTVEFLLCGDEFFFMEMNTRLQVEHPVTEMVTGVDLVNWQINIAAGEELPLSQANIQLQGHSFEARIYAEDPSNDFIPCSGHIDALFTPNESEFVRIDTGIAAGDEISPFYDPMIAKLIVHDDNREAALGRLSKALEQFHLAGFSFNVNFLHNLANHPTFQAGAPDTHFIEDQGERLVAKNEQQSVIATVVAAYAYAHQLKGASSSPWQQLTGFMLNSDAKTTIPFVDLNVHAVKTSDGFKISLDGVDYTTSGKVENGLANLVVNGEKVVAHINQTDSHITVMYKAQQTVLELIDKHYISEHESDALPLAAPLNGTVVKHLVEVGSTVTKGDAVVIIEAMKMEYTLNAPHDGVLTSYCFAEGELVSHGDMLAIVEEPEA
- a CDS encoding enoyl-CoA hydratase/isomerase family protein yields the protein MSVTLEITKSNVAVLVLSRPEKHNAFNEEVISELIRLIEHANSCDVRALVLRTEGKHFSAGADLNWMKSMAGNDFAENLADSMQLAKLMKVLATSPHPTICAVQGAAFGGALGLIACCDIAICQDDAQFCLSEVKLGLIPAVISPYVIKAIGERAARRYFLTAEIFDAHTAKQLGLIHQITGDLQTALDKHLQNLVNNGPIAVKAAKQLINDVAGNVIDDALIELTAERIARIRVSEEGQEGLTAFFEKRAPNWQK
- a CDS encoding carboxyl transferase domain-containing protein, translated to MTILKSSVNPHDPQFLQNHDNMAALVSDLREKVADIRLGGGPALIERHQGRGKLFVRDRIETLLDEGSPFLEISQFAAFGVYEQAIPCAGVVAGIGRVKGVECMIIANDATVKGGTYFPLTVKKHLRAQDIAERCHLPCIYLVDSGGANLPEQDDVFPDKLHFGRIFYNQARMSGKGIPQIAVVMGLCTAGGAYVPAMADESIIVKEQGTIFLAGPPLVKAATGEEVSAEELGGADVHCKTSGVADHYAENDAHALSIARQCIERINYQRPTAPLLDDVKPPRYDINEIYGIVGTDLKKPFDVREVIARVVDDSSFDEFKRYFGETLVTGFAKIFGHPVGIVANNGILFSESAQKGAHFIQLCAQRKIPLVFLQNITGFMVGKKYEAEGIAKHGAKMVTAVSCADVPKFTVLIGGSYGAGNYGMCGRAFEPTMMWMWPNARISVMGGEQAAGVLAQVKQDGLARKGESMTDEQVSEFKKPIIEQYEKQGHPYYASARLWDDGIIDPADTRNVLGLALSAAKNAPERDSQFGVFRM
- a CDS encoding isovaleryl-CoA dehydrogenase — translated: MSTISLYKEMNFGLGETADMIRDHVNSFASQEIAPLAEQTDVDNAFPNQLWPQLGEMGLLGMTVPEEFGGAGLGYLEHVIAMEEISRASASIGLSYGAHSNLCVNQINRNGSQAQKEKYLPKLISGEHIGALAMSEPNAGSDVVSMKLKAEKKGDVFVLIGNKMWITNGPDADTFVIYAKTDLNAGPKGITAFIVERNTPGFSTAQKLDKLGMRGSNTCELVFENCEVPAENILGNLNEGVKVLMSGLDYERVVLAAGPLGIMQACMDIVVPYIHERKQFDSPIGQFQLIQGKIADMYTQMNAARSYVYTVARACDRGETTRKDAAGAILYAAELATKMALDAIQILGGNGYINEYATGRLLRDAKLYEIGAGTSEIRRMLIGRELFTESR
- a CDS encoding MerR family transcriptional regulator, coding for MKQDNQTNFESAAVEPASNEQTFSISELAKEFDITTRSIRFYEDQGLISPDRNGQTRIYSKRDKVRLKLILRGKRLGFTLAETGRLFELYDADKSSAKQLVTMLDLIAEKKADLSQQMDDIKVVLMELVTAERRCRETLNNLDE
- a CDS encoding thiolase family protein gives rise to the protein MTTEAVVIVAAKRTPMGGFMGALSGAHATDLGATAIKSSLEQAGLSADKIDEVIMGCVLPAGLGQAPARQAMLKAGLNQGTGATTINKVCGSGLKAAMFAHDLIKSGSINSAVAGGMESMSNAPYMLPNARSGMRMGHGEVKDHMMCDGLEDAYDNKAMGCFAQDTADQYSIGREQMDNFALNSLTKANSAIETGAFANEIAAHTISTRKGDVTVAIDEQPGNARPDKIPGLRPAFKKDGTITAANSSSISDGAAALVLMRESDAKAQGLTPLCRIVAHSTHSQAPSEFTLAPVGAMQSLLEKAGWSVNDVDLWEINEAFAMVTMLAINELKLDESKVNVNGGACALGHPIGASGARILVTLIHALKNRGLSKGVASLCIGGGEAVAMAVEAI
- a CDS encoding CoA-acylating methylmalonate-semialdehyde dehydrogenase, which codes for MHQVPLFINGEFTQSSSSQLIDVINPANQEVLAQVPCATDAEMDAAIASAKETFKTWKEVPISERARIMMKYAALLKENHDELATIICHELGKTFEDAKGDVWRGIEVVEQAANAPSLMMGETMENVARKIDTYSYMQPLGVCAGITPFNFPAMIPLWMFPLAIVCGNTFILKPSEQDPLTPMRLAELFVEAGAPKGVLQVVHGTKPQVDRLLEDPAVRAISFVGSCGVGEYIYSKGTANLKRVQACVGAKNHMVIMPDASKSHVVNNLVGASVGAAGQRCMGISVAVFVGQAKDWVDEIKAGFENVRPGVWDDTNAAYGPQTSKAAKDRILSLIASGKEQGATCLIDGSDFTVEGYEQGNWVGPTLFTDVTTEMDLYKEEIFGPVLACMFVDSLEEAIELINNSPYGNGTSLFTSSGAAARKFQHEIEVGQVGINVPIPVPLPFFSFTGWKGSFYGDQHTYGKQGIRFYTETKTITSRWFEDDIASGPNMSINLK